In a single window of the Caproicibacterium sp. BJN0003 genome:
- a CDS encoding glycine betaine ABC transporter substrate-binding protein translates to MKRVLSVLLTAILAVGICVQFTGCGNSSSSKGEIKFADVGWDSVRFNNAVAGLIAQSGYGYTWSETSGSTPIMHEALTKGEIDVNMEEWTDNIQSYATDLKAGLFQEMGTNFDDNIQGFYVPRYVIEGDASRGIEPMAPDLKTVQDLKKYASLFKDPEDPSKGRIYGAIPGWEVNEIMKKKVSFNGLDAMYNYFQPGSDSALSAAFTSAYQKGEPIVGYYWSPTWLLGKLDMVLLGDVPYTDAASYKEGRTACPSVDVTIATSNLFANNPNNADYCSFLKRYRTSSALINEALAYMQDNPGVSYTDTAKWFLTKHQDLVNQWVQDPDKAEAVKASLGLTEKKKNYFLQFPFQLPIDVTSFDTSVKSFASSGAAFFNAQKNGINSLISAISGILSIIPWWLMMALVFVAGWKMNHKIRTGVLYAVLLSVIGMIGLWDMMYETLSIVIASVLISLLLGLPIGVLISGSDRANRIVRPILDTMQTMPVFVYLIPAVLFYGLGKAPAVIATLVYAIVPVIRLTSHGIRQVDPEVVEAAKSFGSTRMQTLWKVQIPQAMPTILTGVNQTLMMAMSMVVTCSMIGASGLGMEVLISVNRIEIGRGLLAGSAVVIVAILMDRMTQGILKKGEKKTDGKQ, encoded by the coding sequence GGAGACTTCCGGTTCTACACCGATTATGCATGAGGCACTCACAAAAGGTGAGATTGATGTGAACATGGAAGAGTGGACCGATAATATTCAAAGCTATGCGACTGATTTAAAAGCCGGTCTCTTTCAGGAGATGGGAACGAATTTTGATGATAATATTCAGGGGTTCTATGTGCCGCGCTATGTGATCGAAGGTGACGCCTCACGTGGGATCGAGCCTATGGCGCCGGATTTGAAAACGGTGCAGGACCTGAAAAAGTATGCGAGTCTTTTTAAAGACCCTGAAGACCCTTCTAAGGGCAGAATTTATGGGGCAATTCCCGGGTGGGAAGTAAATGAAATCATGAAGAAAAAGGTTTCATTTAATGGCCTTGATGCTATGTATAATTATTTTCAGCCCGGTTCGGATTCGGCACTTTCGGCAGCGTTTACTTCTGCTTATCAAAAAGGAGAGCCCATTGTCGGCTATTATTGGAGTCCCACATGGCTTTTGGGAAAGCTTGATATGGTGCTTTTGGGGGATGTTCCTTATACAGATGCTGCGAGCTATAAAGAGGGACGTACAGCTTGCCCATCCGTCGATGTAACGATTGCGACAAGCAATTTATTTGCAAACAATCCGAACAATGCAGACTACTGTTCTTTTTTAAAACGTTATCGTACTTCAAGTGCGCTGATTAACGAGGCACTTGCTTATATGCAGGACAACCCTGGTGTCAGCTATACGGATACTGCTAAATGGTTCTTAACGAAGCACCAGGATTTGGTTAATCAATGGGTACAAGATCCTGACAAAGCGGAAGCGGTAAAGGCTTCACTGGGGCTGACAGAAAAAAAGAAAAATTATTTTTTGCAGTTCCCATTTCAGCTTCCGATTGATGTTACCTCTTTTGATACTTCGGTTAAATCGTTTGCCTCGTCGGGCGCTGCTTTCTTTAATGCACAGAAGAACGGAATTAACAGTTTGATTTCTGCCATTTCTGGAATTCTTTCAATTATTCCATGGTGGCTGATGATGGCCTTGGTATTTGTTGCCGGCTGGAAAATGAACCATAAGATTCGTACCGGTGTTTTATATGCAGTCTTGCTCTCTGTGATTGGTATGATCGGATTATGGGATATGATGTATGAGACGCTTTCCATTGTAATTGCTTCTGTACTGATTTCACTTTTGCTGGGGTTGCCTATCGGAGTTTTAATTTCGGGCAGTGACCGTGCCAATCGAATTGTTCGGCCAATTCTGGATACGATGCAGACCATGCCTGTCTTCGTTTATTTGATTCCGGCAGTCCTGTTTTATGGATTGGGAAAAGCGCCGGCAGTTATTGCAACTTTGGTTTATGCGATTGTGCCGGTTATTAGACTCACTAGCCACGGAATTCGTCAGGTTGATCCTGAAGTGGTGGAGGCAGCAAAGTCATTTGGCTCTACCCGTATGCAGACTTTATGGAAAGTGCAGATCCCGCAGGCAATGCCAACCATTTTAACCGGTGTCAATCAGACGCTGATGATGGCGATGTCTATGGTGGTCACTTGTTCTATGATCGGGGCTTCCGGACTTGGAATGGAAGTTTTGATCAGTGTCAACCGGATTGAGATTGGACGTGGCTTGTTGGCAGGCAGTGCGGTTGTTATCGTTGCAATTTTGATGGATCGCATGACGCAGGGAATACTCAAGAAAGGGGAGAAAAAGACAGATGGCAAACAATGA
- a CDS encoding quaternary amine ABC transporter ATP-binding protein, translating to MANNDLIIQENQMEESPQSEDIIRVSHLTKLYGANKQEAAKMAEAGAGKNEIFEKTGVTMALWDVSFSVKKNSIFVIIGLSGSGKSTLVRTLNMLHKPTSGKVIFEDSKIGEFGKKDLINYRRDKISMVFQNFGLMSHRDVMGNVAYGLEVKGVSRVERERKAAEMIEMVGLKGLEHSSINDLSGGMKQRVGIARALANDPEVLLMDEPFSALDPLVRKDMQFELLSIQRKLKKTVIFITHDIDEAFKLGDQVAIMRDGRLIQIGTPEEMSAHPADDYVREFIGSADKTKVLTVKHIMMTPSCVVRLKDSPQFAIQEMKRNGTSTAYVVDHEIKLQGIVNIEGAVRSSRERLSLAEVQLHDVETTTPDTLISDIMPVAAKAKYPLAVLGEDGRLLGIVTKASVLSSML from the coding sequence ATGGCAAACAATGATTTAATAATTCAGGAGAACCAGATGGAAGAATCCCCTCAAAGTGAGGATATTATTCGGGTTAGTCATCTAACGAAACTTTATGGAGCGAATAAGCAGGAAGCTGCCAAGATGGCGGAAGCCGGCGCCGGAAAAAATGAAATTTTTGAAAAAACCGGTGTGACTATGGCTTTGTGGGATGTTAGCTTTTCAGTCAAGAAGAACAGCATCTTTGTAATTATTGGTCTGTCGGGTTCTGGAAAGTCTACACTTGTTAGGACGCTCAATATGCTGCATAAGCCCACTTCTGGAAAAGTGATTTTTGAAGATAGCAAAATTGGCGAGTTTGGGAAAAAGGATCTAATTAATTATCGTCGGGATAAAATTTCAATGGTATTTCAGAATTTTGGGCTGATGTCACACCGCGATGTAATGGGAAATGTCGCTTATGGACTGGAGGTAAAAGGCGTTTCTCGGGTGGAGCGGGAACGCAAAGCTGCCGAAATGATAGAGATGGTTGGATTAAAGGGGTTGGAACATTCCTCTATCAATGATCTTTCCGGCGGCATGAAACAACGCGTGGGAATTGCCCGAGCACTTGCAAATGATCCGGAAGTTCTTCTGATGGACGAACCATTTTCCGCTTTGGACCCATTAGTTCGAAAAGATATGCAGTTTGAACTTTTATCGATTCAGCGCAAGCTTAAAAAGACGGTTATTTTTATCACGCACGATATTGATGAAGCGTTTAAGCTTGGAGATCAAGTCGCCATTATGCGAGACGGGCGTCTGATTCAAATCGGAACACCGGAGGAAATGAGCGCTCATCCGGCAGATGACTATGTGCGTGAATTTATTGGCAGCGCCGATAAGACAAAGGTTCTTACGGTAAAGCATATCATGATGACTCCCTCTTGTGTTGTGCGGCTGAAGGACAGCCCGCAGTTTGCAATTCAGGAAATGAAAAGGAACGGGACTTCTACTGCGTATGTGGTTGATCATGAAATTAAATTGCAGGGGATCGTTAACATCGAGGGTGCAGTCAGAAGCAGCCGAGAGCGTCTTTCTCTTGCAGAGGTACAGCTTCATGATGTAGAGACGACAACACCGGATACTTTGATTAGCGATATTATGCCGGTAGCTGCTAAGGCAAAATATCCGCTTGCGGTTTTAGGCGAAGACGGAAGACTTTTGGGAATTGTAACAAAAGCTTCTGTGCTTTCTTCCATGTTGTAA
- a CDS encoding metal-dependent transcriptional regulator has product MKIQESGENYLETILILQERTGNVHSVDIAREMNFSKPSVCRAVSVLRKAGHLTMAEDGQITLTSSGEKIADNIYARHRFLTNFLISIDVTPEVAAADACRIEHDISEETFARLQEHFSQK; this is encoded by the coding sequence ATGAAAATTCAGGAATCCGGAGAAAACTATCTGGAAACCATCCTGATTCTTCAGGAACGTACCGGAAATGTTCACTCTGTCGATATTGCACGAGAGATGAATTTTTCAAAGCCAAGTGTCTGTAGAGCTGTTTCAGTTCTTCGAAAAGCAGGTCACTTGACAATGGCAGAAGACGGGCAGATTACCCTGACCAGTTCCGGTGAAAAAATTGCAGATAATATTTATGCGCGGCATCGTTTTTTAACAAATTTTTTGATCTCTATCGACGTAACTCCAGAGGTTGCCGCAGCCGATGCCTGCCGAATTGAACATGATATCAGTGAAGAAACCTTTGCGCGTCTACAAGAACATTTTTCGCAGAAATAA
- a CDS encoding galactose ABC transporter substrate-binding protein has protein sequence MRFWKRTIPLLIVTGLFLSICGCSDNKKSSQSIETIRIGIAAYRMDDAFISSLCDNMEQYAKKQESLLGKKIILTIADGKDNQSIQNDQVDNFINQAYNVICVNEVDRTVSAVIIDKAQRANIPIIFFNREPVQEDLQMWNKAYYVGTDAKQSGMLQGQMVLDALKRNPSIDKNGDGKLQYVMLEGEPVHQDSVLRTEYSVKSITDGGVPMEKLANASANWQRNQASSKMQQWLDSGLGDQIEVVISNNDDMALGAIEALKKKNLLYSNGGPLVVGIDAIEPALDAIRDGSLYGTIKNDADAQAETIVGMACILSADGDPSQSYPVTDGQYVRIPHSIITAQNLETTTSSSSVG, from the coding sequence ATGAGATTCTGGAAACGTACCATTCCTTTACTGATTGTGACCGGACTTTTTCTCTCTATCTGCGGCTGTTCAGACAACAAAAAATCATCTCAGTCCATTGAAACAATTCGAATCGGCATTGCTGCCTATCGTATGGATGACGCTTTTATTTCCTCACTCTGTGATAATATGGAACAGTATGCTAAAAAACAGGAGTCTCTTCTGGGAAAGAAAATCATTCTTACCATTGCGGATGGAAAAGACAATCAGTCTATTCAAAATGATCAGGTTGATAACTTCATTAATCAAGCCTACAATGTGATCTGTGTAAACGAAGTAGACCGCACCGTCTCGGCAGTCATTATTGATAAAGCCCAGCGTGCCAATATTCCGATTATCTTTTTTAACCGTGAACCGGTTCAAGAGGATCTGCAAATGTGGAATAAAGCCTATTATGTAGGCACTGATGCCAAACAGTCCGGCATGCTACAGGGGCAAATGGTTTTGGATGCGCTTAAAAGGAACCCCTCCATTGACAAAAATGGGGATGGAAAGTTGCAGTATGTGATGTTGGAAGGGGAACCTGTTCATCAGGATTCCGTGTTGAGAACCGAGTATTCTGTAAAATCAATCACAGACGGCGGTGTCCCTATGGAAAAGCTTGCGAATGCCTCTGCAAACTGGCAGCGCAATCAGGCTTCTTCTAAGATGCAGCAATGGTTGGACAGTGGCTTAGGCGATCAGATTGAAGTCGTTATCTCCAATAATGACGATATGGCGTTGGGCGCAATCGAGGCACTCAAGAAGAAAAATCTTTTGTATTCAAACGGCGGACCTTTGGTGGTAGGAATTGATGCAATTGAACCGGCTTTGGATGCCATTCGGGATGGGTCTCTTTACGGAACCATTAAAAATGACGCCGACGCGCAGGCCGAAACCATTGTCGGAATGGCTTGTATCCTTTCAGCCGACGGCGATCCTTCCCAGTCTTATCCGGTTACAGATGGTCAGTATGTGCGTATTCCGCATTCCATTATAACCGCTCAAAATTTAGAAACTACTACGTCATCTTCCTCAGTTGGTTGA
- a CDS encoding substrate-binding domain-containing protein, giving the protein MKKHRSLIIFSVILIFFLIFLAIISQGITFSQSQPEIRKISFLAGGKKGETWSKMEQGITQAASDYKVELTPVYLSKEDDVQEQIQMLEREVENGADAIVIAPVNSEDLEEPIRKAARSVPVVTIDSEIAGADDIPYIRCDNTALGETLSERMLNDPAKAEKPIALVSRNLSRTSCAERYQGAKSKLQEENVSFVEWPLPEDSTEAYNQLLTLLHGPSVSKVAAFDSDTSELVAKAEQELSPSGVTSVQIFGVGSTRQVVSYLEDHVISALGVQNEFNIGYLGLQKAVNILNKQSLQNTVIDYSIVNGEDLYTKENQRLLFPFSQ; this is encoded by the coding sequence TTGAAAAAGCATCGCAGTCTCATTATCTTTTCAGTCATTCTTATCTTTTTTCTGATCTTTCTCGCAATTATTTCCCAAGGCATTACTTTTTCTCAGTCCCAACCGGAGATCCGAAAAATTTCTTTTCTTGCGGGCGGAAAAAAAGGAGAGACTTGGTCTAAAATGGAGCAGGGAATTACGCAGGCGGCATCTGATTATAAAGTAGAACTCACCCCGGTTTATCTTTCCAAAGAAGATGATGTGCAAGAACAAATTCAGATGCTGGAACGTGAAGTGGAAAACGGCGCAGACGCCATTGTGATCGCCCCCGTTAATTCGGAAGACCTGGAGGAACCAATTCGAAAAGCTGCCCGTTCAGTTCCCGTTGTTACAATTGATTCCGAGATTGCAGGCGCTGATGATATTCCTTATATTCGCTGTGATAATACCGCTTTAGGAGAAACATTATCCGAGCGAATGCTAAATGATCCGGCAAAAGCTGAAAAGCCGATTGCGCTTGTAAGTCGCAATCTTTCCAGGACCAGTTGCGCTGAACGTTATCAGGGGGCTAAATCAAAGCTGCAGGAAGAAAACGTTTCATTCGTAGAATGGCCTCTTCCGGAAGATTCTACTGAAGCTTATAATCAACTGCTTACCCTTTTGCACGGACCATCGGTGAGCAAAGTCGCTGCGTTTGACAGCGACACATCCGAGCTTGTGGCCAAAGCAGAACAAGAGTTATCCCCCTCCGGCGTTACCTCTGTACAAATTTTTGGCGTCGGCTCTACTCGTCAGGTAGTCTCCTATCTGGAAGATCATGTTATTTCTGCTCTGGGCGTTCAAAATGAATTTAATATCGGCTATCTTGGTCTACAGAAAGCTGTAAATATCCTAAATAAACAATCTTTACAGAACACCGTCATTGATTATTCCATTGTAAACGGAGAGGATCTCTATACGAAAGAAAATCAACGTCTGCTCTTTCCATTCTCCCAATAA
- a CDS encoding cache domain-containing sensor histidine kinase: MKQRLHKLLDKFGHLLKKRSLQFTLSLTFTLVAIAGMIVVTLTLSARFTKTNEKMISEDNQRVLSGINLNLDNYLHNIMRVSDSMYYRVIKSANLDTASDMDAVNKDMTLFYNTYSDLLVSVSLFSDDGTVLSSEPLQQLKSNVNVKDQDWFQSAKEKIENVHFSVPHVQNLFVDSNNPYRWVVSLSRSVELTRSGSIYHGVLLVDMNFSGIEQICKNADLGESGYIYLISNDGEIIYHPRQQLIYSNLIHENNLAAATYSDGNHTEIFENEERMVSVKTVGYTGWKIVGVVPIKDITANYTELQTYIWFFAFFTIFLLASANLFLSSRIANPIKELEQSVRELEKGNLSAPISIGGSYEVRHLGSALRSMAEQMRKLMDDIVAEQESKRKSEMDALQAQINPHFLYNTLDSIVWMIENEHYDGAIEMVTALAKLFRISLSKGKTVISVKDELEHVRNYLTIQKTRYKNKFIYTMEAEPEVLSCATIKLIVQPLVENAIYHGMEFMDGDGEIHIRAYRKEKDLFIDVVDNGPGMPPEQAQSLLLDSAQKPKTGKGSGVGLRNVNERIQLYFGKEYGLKILSQPDEGTLARIHLPIKTIAEVTGEGGDPV, translated from the coding sequence ATGAAGCAGCGTCTACACAAATTACTCGATAAATTTGGACATCTTTTAAAAAAGCGAAGCCTTCAGTTTACGCTCTCGCTCACTTTTACTCTGGTTGCGATTGCAGGCATGATCGTTGTCACACTGACTCTTTCTGCTCGCTTCACAAAAACCAATGAAAAAATGATTTCCGAAGACAATCAGCGAGTTTTAAGCGGAATCAACCTAAATCTTGATAATTATCTGCACAACATTATGCGTGTTTCTGATTCCATGTACTACCGCGTCATCAAAAGCGCAAATTTGGATACTGCTTCCGATATGGACGCCGTCAATAAGGACATGACGCTTTTCTACAATACTTACAGCGATCTTCTGGTTTCAGTCTCTCTTTTTTCAGATGACGGTACTGTTTTATCCTCCGAACCACTGCAGCAGCTAAAGAGCAACGTTAACGTAAAAGATCAGGATTGGTTTCAAAGCGCTAAGGAAAAAATTGAAAATGTACATTTTTCGGTGCCGCATGTACAGAATCTTTTTGTGGATTCGAATAATCCTTATCGATGGGTCGTCTCTCTTAGCCGCTCGGTAGAATTGACCCGCAGCGGTTCTATTTACCACGGCGTTCTTCTAGTCGATATGAATTTCAGCGGAATTGAACAGATCTGCAAAAATGCAGATTTAGGAGAATCAGGCTATATTTATTTAATCAGCAATGACGGCGAAATCATCTACCATCCCCGCCAGCAGTTAATTTATTCCAACCTAATTCACGAAAACAACTTGGCCGCTGCAACTTACAGTGACGGAAATCATACAGAAATTTTTGAAAACGAAGAGCGCATGGTCTCGGTAAAAACGGTTGGATATACCGGTTGGAAAATCGTCGGCGTTGTTCCAATAAAAGATATCACTGCCAATTATACAGAACTGCAAACTTATATCTGGTTTTTTGCATTCTTTACCATTTTTCTTTTGGCTTCTGCAAACTTGTTTTTATCCTCAAGAATTGCAAACCCAATTAAAGAATTGGAACAATCCGTTCGAGAATTGGAAAAAGGAAATCTTTCTGCACCGATTTCTATTGGAGGTTCTTATGAAGTACGCCATTTAGGTTCCGCACTTCGTTCGATGGCAGAACAGATGCGAAAGCTGATGGATGACATCGTTGCCGAACAGGAAAGTAAACGTAAAAGTGAAATGGATGCACTGCAGGCCCAAATCAATCCGCATTTTCTTTACAATACCCTGGATTCCATTGTCTGGATGATCGAAAATGAACACTATGACGGCGCAATTGAAATGGTCACCGCACTCGCTAAACTGTTCCGCATTAGCCTCTCCAAAGGAAAAACCGTGATTTCGGTAAAGGATGAACTGGAGCATGTGCGTAATTATCTGACCATTCAGAAAACACGCTATAAAAATAAATTTATCTATACGATGGAAGCAGAGCCCGAAGTTCTTTCCTGTGCAACTATTAAACTGATCGTCCAGCCACTTGTGGAAAATGCAATTTATCATGGCATGGAATTTATGGACGGCGATGGCGAAATTCATATCCGTGCTTACCGAAAAGAAAAAGATCTCTTTATCGATGTCGTGGATAATGGCCCCGGTATGCCCCCAGAGCAAGCACAGTCTCTTCTTCTGGACAGCGCTCAAAAGCCAAAGACAGGAAAAGGTTCCGGTGTTGGCTTAAGAAATGTCAACGAGCGCATTCAGCTTTATTTTGGAAAAGAATATGGCCTAAAAATTCTGAGCCAACCGGACGAAGGAACACTTGCAAGGATTCATCTTCCCATTAAAACTATCGCCGAAGTGACCGGAGAAGGGGGCGATCCCGTTTGA
- a CDS encoding response regulator transcription factor: protein MSYYRIILADDEEEIREGIIRKIAWQSLGFEIAGAAENGLEALEMAERLHPDVILTDIRMPFMSGLEMAAKAAALLPSVKFIILSGYDDFEYAQKAIQLNVVEYLLKPVNAADLTKALQRLKVRLDDESASRRDVETLRRHYEESLPVIKEQFFVSLLEGRVSKSRLESQAKLFQLSTDRSCWAVGLIHADLNSHQTENSIPSALHGKEELVPISLLRTAEEILGSYCQFQSFLYSEDVALLFDFSEPGSIGVAVSRLNEICKRGESILGMRIFAGIGSPYSLSNLHFSYREAQNALDYGCIHGYSRANYIKDVEPNTSMQLQFGEEEERTVISAIKLGSENEIRQVLNYLFSKLEKQPLSMTQYQIYIMEVITTLMKITHDYAISPEDIFGKDMDFLNALSSLHTPAAMKSWLTEHCLTLSACIKRERVDSSKLLAQNAQQFIQEHYSNPSISVETLCSFLHVSPAYFSTVFKRETEQSFVSYLTDVRLQNALNLLDTTNDKTYMIAEKVGYTESNYFSYVFKKRFGVSPSKYRSNQEHPSNNRSAES from the coding sequence ATGTCATACTATCGTATTATCCTCGCGGATGATGAGGAAGAGATCCGGGAAGGTATTATTCGGAAAATTGCGTGGCAGTCTCTTGGATTTGAGATCGCCGGCGCCGCTGAAAATGGTCTGGAAGCATTGGAAATGGCAGAGCGGCTGCATCCAGACGTTATTTTAACCGATATTCGTATGCCTTTTATGAGTGGATTAGAGATGGCTGCTAAAGCGGCAGCTTTGCTCCCCTCTGTTAAATTTATTATTCTCTCCGGCTATGATGATTTTGAATACGCACAAAAAGCCATCCAACTAAACGTAGTGGAATATCTTTTAAAGCCGGTAAATGCGGCCGATCTTACAAAAGCTTTACAGCGTTTAAAAGTTCGTCTGGACGATGAATCCGCAAGTCGGCGAGATGTAGAGACACTGCGTCGTCATTATGAAGAGAGCCTTCCGGTCATTAAGGAGCAGTTCTTTGTAAGCCTTTTGGAAGGCCGCGTTTCAAAGTCACGGCTTGAATCGCAAGCAAAGCTGTTTCAGCTTTCTACCGACCGCTCCTGCTGGGCAGTCGGTCTGATTCACGCTGATCTCAATTCTCACCAAACAGAAAACAGTATTCCTTCTGCACTGCATGGAAAAGAAGAACTGGTCCCAATTTCGTTGCTGCGTACCGCCGAGGAAATTTTGGGTTCCTATTGCCAATTTCAATCTTTTCTTTATTCTGAAGATGTAGCGCTGCTCTTTGATTTTTCTGAACCTGGCTCCATCGGCGTTGCCGTCAGCCGATTAAATGAAATTTGCAAAAGAGGGGAATCTATCCTGGGCATGCGAATTTTTGCCGGAATCGGAAGTCCCTACAGCCTTTCTAATCTCCATTTTTCTTATCGGGAAGCCCAGAATGCTTTAGACTATGGTTGTATTCACGGATACAGCCGCGCAAATTATATTAAGGACGTAGAGCCCAACACTTCAATGCAACTGCAGTTTGGCGAAGAAGAAGAGCGCACTGTGATCAGTGCTATCAAACTTGGCAGTGAAAATGAAATTCGTCAGGTACTCAACTATTTATTTTCCAAACTGGAAAAGCAGCCGCTCTCAATGACGCAGTATCAGATTTACATCATGGAGGTCATCACGACTCTCATGAAAATCACACACGATTATGCCATCTCTCCAGAAGATATTTTTGGAAAAGATATGGATTTTCTGAACGCGCTCTCTTCTCTGCACACACCTGCGGCCATGAAAAGCTGGCTAACGGAACACTGTTTAACACTCAGCGCCTGTATTAAGCGGGAACGTGTAGATTCTTCGAAGCTTCTGGCACAGAACGCTCAACAGTTTATTCAGGAGCATTACAGCAATCCATCCATTTCTGTTGAAACTCTTTGCTCTTTTCTGCATGTGAGTCCCGCTTATTTTTCAACGGTTTTTAAACGCGAAACAGAACAGAGCTTTGTTTCCTATCTAACAGATGTCCGACTCCAAAATGCACTCAATCTTCTCGATACGACCAACGATAAGACCTATATGATTGCGGAAAAAGTGGGCTATACAGAGTCCAACTATTTCAGCTATGTTTTTAAAAAACGGTTTGGCGTTTCGCCCTCTAAGTATCGCTCCAATCAAGAACATCCTTCGAATAATCGGAGTGCTGAATCATGA
- the mglC gene encoding galactose/methyl galactoside ABC transporter permease MglC: MGATAKATNTITRKKYATIFASIGAAMILISIIVAVAAPKDQVYDLWVYILLVGIATSAYGISQLLRKDQHSVPVEFTKSNAKTFLTNNAIMIALLALVVFIMIKEPRFMKYQVLLDIMTQASPRLIIALGICFTLLIAGTDLSAGRMVGLAAVLSTSMLQTATYANRFFPNLPALPVIVPILAAVAACVLFGVLNGFLVAKFDMHPFIATLATQVMIYGACSLYFDMPPNNSQPIGGVRPDFTVIGQKKIFQNIGGSTFVGISVLIPIALITCVIIWFVLNKTVFGKNVYAVGGNREAAVVSGVNVFKTIMLIFILAAFLYGIAGVLEAARTAGATNNYGNGYELDAIAACVVGGVSLNGGIGKIGGIVSGVLIFTVIQYGLQFIGVSPMWQQVIKGIIIAVAVAIDMGKYRRR; encoded by the coding sequence ATGGGAGCAACCGCAAAAGCCACAAACACAATCACTCGCAAAAAATATGCAACAATTTTTGCGTCAATAGGTGCTGCAATGATTCTAATTTCTATCATTGTTGCAGTTGCCGCACCAAAGGATCAAGTTTACGATCTTTGGGTGTACATTTTGCTGGTTGGCATCGCTACCAGCGCATATGGAATTTCTCAGCTGCTACGAAAAGATCAGCACAGTGTTCCTGTTGAATTCACCAAATCAAACGCAAAAACATTCCTAACAAATAATGCGATTATGATTGCTCTTCTGGCGCTAGTCGTATTTATCATGATCAAGGAACCTCGTTTCATGAAATATCAGGTTTTGCTTGATATTATGACACAGGCTTCCCCCCGTCTGATCATCGCACTAGGCATCTGCTTTACGCTGTTAATTGCAGGTACCGACCTTTCTGCAGGCCGTATGGTTGGCTTAGCCGCTGTGCTTTCCACCTCCATGCTGCAGACCGCAACTTATGCAAACCGCTTTTTCCCGAATCTACCGGCACTTCCGGTTATTGTGCCAATTTTGGCTGCGGTAGCTGCCTGCGTTCTGTTCGGTGTTTTAAACGGATTCCTTGTTGCAAAATTTGATATGCACCCCTTCATTGCAACACTAGCTACTCAGGTTATGATCTATGGTGCATGTAGCCTTTATTTCGATATGCCGCCGAATAACTCTCAGCCAATCGGTGGTGTTCGTCCGGACTTTACTGTAATTGGCCAGAAAAAGATCTTCCAAAATATTGGTGGAAGCACCTTTGTAGGCATTTCAGTACTGATTCCGATTGCACTCATCACCTGCGTAATCATTTGGTTCGTTTTGAACAAAACAGTGTTTGGCAAAAATGTTTATGCAGTCGGCGGCAACCGTGAAGCTGCTGTCGTTTCCGGCGTAAATGTTTTTAAAACCATTATGCTGATCTTTATTTTGGCAGCATTCCTTTATGGCATTGCAGGTGTCCTGGAAGCTGCCCGTACAGCAGGCGCTACCAATAACTACGGCAACGGCTACGAGTTGGATGCAATCGCCGCCTGCGTGGTCGGCGGTGTATCCTTAAACGGCGGCATTGGCAAGATCGGCGGCATTGTCTCCGGCGTTCTGATCTTTACCGTTATTCAATATGGTCTTCAGTTCATCGGTGTCAGCCCCATGTGGCAGCAAGTGATCAAAGGCATTATTATTGCCGTTGCTGTTGCAATTGATATGGGCAAATACCGCAGAAGATAA